One segment of Paenibacillus sp. FSL R7-0337 DNA contains the following:
- a CDS encoding MDR family MFS transporter — protein sequence MKSKPGIIVSSLVIANFLGQLMQTMLNTALPRMMQDLGINEGKAQWLITIYYLIAGITVPIAGFLIGRFTTRGLFFTSAGAFAAGTLLAGGSSDFAFILIGRMIQGIGAGLLMPLFQTTILRVYPKEKIGSAMGLIGLVMGLAPALGPTLSGLVVQEHSWRILFYGILPIGIANLLLAAFCLKNVGESHKEKLDLRSILYSTIGFASLLYGVNLAGEQGASLIMAGMVTIIGILFITLFIRRQIQLTIPLLDFNLFRNRRFTSASIIGVLMFIVMVGSELLLPLYVQNVRGLTPRESGLMLLPGALLMGLTSVFAGRLYDRYGIQLILRGGYILIAGITLLLPLMISIQSSIPLFAIAYTFLMVGIGCIMTPVTAYTMASVPVQMITHASPMTISIRSLASSLGGVFLIAIMTLSRNNTSLVGMENILLGFHMAFWSLTVIAAAGLILSFNLKGQNS from the coding sequence ATGAAGAGTAAGCCCGGTATCATCGTTTCATCATTGGTAATTGCGAATTTTCTTGGCCAGTTGATGCAAACCATGCTGAATACGGCGTTGCCGAGAATGATGCAGGATTTAGGGATTAATGAAGGGAAGGCACAATGGCTGATTACAATATATTATCTGATTGCAGGCATAACCGTGCCTATTGCCGGATTTTTGATCGGAAGATTCACTACGAGAGGGTTATTCTTTACTTCGGCAGGCGCCTTTGCCGCTGGAACCCTTCTTGCTGGAGGCTCTTCTGACTTCGCGTTCATCCTGATAGGACGAATGATTCAAGGGATCGGCGCTGGGTTATTAATGCCGCTGTTTCAGACCACGATTTTAAGAGTCTACCCTAAGGAAAAAATAGGTTCAGCAATGGGTTTAATAGGACTCGTTATGGGGCTCGCTCCGGCACTAGGCCCGACACTGTCGGGCTTAGTTGTTCAGGAGCACTCGTGGCGTATCCTCTTTTATGGAATCCTGCCTATTGGTATTGCCAATTTACTGTTAGCTGCTTTCTGTTTAAAGAATGTGGGGGAGAGCCATAAGGAAAAGCTGGACCTGAGATCCATTCTGTACTCAACAATAGGGTTTGCTAGTCTGTTATATGGTGTGAATCTGGCTGGAGAGCAGGGAGCCTCCCTTATAATGGCAGGGATGGTTACGATAATTGGCATCTTGTTCATAACTCTATTCATTAGGCGGCAAATACAGTTGACGATCCCGCTGCTTGATTTCAACCTGTTCCGCAACCGGAGGTTCACAAGCGCTTCAATAATAGGAGTGCTGATGTTCATAGTCATGGTCGGTAGTGAGCTGCTGCTTCCGTTGTATGTACAGAATGTCAGGGGACTTACGCCTAGAGAGTCGGGTCTGATGCTGCTGCCGGGAGCACTGCTCATGGGACTGACTAGTGTATTTGCCGGCAGGTTATATGACCGCTATGGAATTCAGCTGATTCTCCGCGGTGGTTATATCCTCATAGCTGGGATTACCTTGCTCTTGCCGCTTATGATATCTATTCAATCTTCCATCCCGCTTTTCGCTATAGCGTATACCTTTCTTATGGTTGGAATTGGATGTATCATGACACCCGTTACTGCGTATACGATGGCTAGTGTACCTGTACAAATGATTACCCATGCTTCTCCAATGACCATTTCGATCCGCTCGTTAGCCAGTTCCCTCGGAGGCGTTTTTCTGATTGCAATCATGACTCTATCCAGGAATAACACTTCATTAGTCGGTATGGAGAACATACTGCTTGGCTTTCACATGGCATTTTGGAGCTTGACTGTAATTGCCGCCGCAGGTTTAATCCTTTCTTTCAATTTAAAGGGACAAAATTCATGA
- a CDS encoding sulfurtransferase produces the protein MDATVNKRWLLARLYEPEQTIVDCRFTLGKPGAGRDSYEQEHIPGAVYLDLELDLSAPVGEHGGRHPLPDPQVLAARLSKLGIGNDTRIVAYDDENGMNAARLWWLLRYLGHEQVYILEGGFSQWKEGKYPVTDHQPVRVPSTFTANVQPQMLAGVEEVREVSEKTVNNAGAKSGNDVNVADTVPTLPVLIDSRANDRYHGQNETLDKKAGHIPGALNYFWKDTQNADGSWRSADELQEHFAGLSKDAEIIVYCGSGVTACPNILALEKAGFNNVRLYAGSWSDWISFSANPIATEEE, from the coding sequence ATGGACGCAACCGTTAACAAACGCTGGCTGCTCGCCAGACTCTATGAGCCGGAGCAGACCATCGTGGACTGCCGGTTCACCCTGGGCAAGCCCGGGGCCGGCAGAGACAGCTATGAACAAGAGCATATTCCAGGCGCGGTCTATCTCGATTTGGAATTGGATCTGTCTGCTCCTGTAGGCGAACATGGCGGACGCCATCCCCTGCCAGACCCGCAGGTGCTGGCCGCCAGGCTCTCGAAGCTCGGCATCGGCAATGATACTCGCATTGTCGCCTACGACGATGAGAACGGCATGAACGCCGCCCGTCTGTGGTGGCTGCTGCGTTACCTGGGGCATGAGCAGGTATACATTCTGGAAGGCGGCTTCAGCCAGTGGAAAGAGGGGAAATATCCGGTGACGGATCACCAGCCGGTGCGGGTGCCTAGTACCTTTACAGCTAATGTTCAGCCGCAGATGCTGGCGGGAGTTGAGGAGGTGCGGGAGGTGTCGGAGAAGACAGTTAATAATGCTGGCGCTAAGTCTGGGAATGACGTCAACGTTGCGGATACCGTACCTACTCTTCCCGTGCTGATCGATTCCCGGGCCAATGACCGCTATCACGGCCAGAATGAGACTCTTGATAAGAAGGCCGGCCATATCCCCGGCGCGCTCAACTACTTTTGGAAAGACACGCAGAACGCAGACGGCAGCTGGAGGAGCGCGGATGAGCTTCAGGAGCATTTCGCCGGACTGAGCAAGGATGCGGAGATCATCGTCTACTGCGGCTCCGGCGTAACCGCCTGCCCGAACATCCTGGCACTGGAGAAGGCTGGATTCAATAATGTGCGGCTGTATGCGGGGAGCTGGAGTGATTGGATATCCTTTTCGGCAAATCCTATTGCCACTGAGGAAGAGTAA
- a CDS encoding phosphotransferase: MCKRSGGWNNTTYFVESGERRAVLRVYDTHRDRNKIEFEHTILQKLNALNLSFTIPVPILTVTGETLVQLEDGTDKFACLFRYIEGESPTEQDFGFYDSLGEAAGTLSVALTKVETGIAPVYRPYYELRTSYPLCTREALHGLVTDPPESLKELLPELTVLVEAYDNVADSLEQLQSLPHQLVHGDLNASNLLVDGADTTRVTALLDFEFCTRDVRVMDAAVILSALLSHEESEKVIRDFWRGYNRIVSLTPEELAAIPVLMLLRKIDVFLHFVTRYWEGTDEVNVLQQQVRELAAEVSAM, from the coding sequence CTGTGCAAACGGAGCGGAGGCTGGAATAATACAACGTATTTTGTGGAGAGCGGGGAACGCCGAGCTGTGCTGCGCGTCTATGATACACATAGAGACAGGAATAAAATAGAGTTCGAGCATACTATCTTGCAGAAGCTAAATGCATTGAATCTTTCTTTTACAATACCTGTTCCGATTCTTACCGTTACGGGGGAGACGTTAGTACAATTGGAGGATGGCACAGATAAATTTGCCTGCCTGTTCAGGTATATTGAAGGAGAATCTCCCACCGAACAGGATTTTGGCTTCTATGATTCGCTCGGAGAGGCGGCAGGCACATTATCCGTTGCCCTGACTAAGGTGGAGACAGGGATAGCTCCAGTATACCGTCCATACTATGAGCTGCGGACCTCCTATCCGCTGTGCACCCGTGAAGCGCTACATGGTCTGGTGACGGACCCGCCTGAATCTCTGAAGGAGCTGCTGCCAGAGCTGACAGTATTAGTGGAGGCCTACGACAATGTGGCTGACTCGCTGGAACAGCTTCAGAGCCTGCCGCATCAGCTGGTGCACGGCGATCTGAATGCTTCCAACCTGCTGGTGGATGGAGCGGATACTACCCGGGTGACGGCACTGCTGGATTTTGAATTTTGCACCAGGGATGTAAGGGTTATGGATGCTGCAGTAATTCTGTCGGCCTTGCTCAGTCATGAGGAATCGGAGAAGGTCATTCGTGATTTCTGGAGGGGGTATAATCGCATAGTCTCGCTGACTCCCGAAGAACTGGCGGCTATTCCGGTGCTTATGCTCCTCCGTAAAATAGATGTGTTCCTGCATTTCGTCACCCGTTACTGGGAAGGGACCGATGAGGTGAATGTCCTGCAGCAGCAGGTGAGGGAGCTGGCGGCAGAGGTCTCTGCGATGTAG
- a CDS encoding aminoglycoside phosphotransferase family protein, whose amino-acid sequence MNPLDIHPSALYGRVQSDIGSFQVLENYRQNSARTGVWKLQAEQDSKCYYIKTYSRKQRWHPEVYAYRHWVGHLKSYVPDLMAAYEGEGWQAILITAIDGSIMRETALSPSAAEAAFYKAGELTKILHLSQTGRWFGRPDQYGNPIELSHNADPVKYVAAAIQDLTSQCVDEGLLQAYERRLTDWALQNVHILRHSAPVPISWDSTPGNWLVNDQGILTGMIDFENMLWGLAVDNFSILFARYFIDHPSVRDAYFAGYGPEVLKDQSAEIQICCIKMALGDICWGTHHHQPEVVRSGRELMKRIHNQQLFL is encoded by the coding sequence ATGAATCCACTGGATATCCATCCATCAGCGTTGTACGGGCGGGTACAGTCCGACATTGGCAGCTTTCAAGTCTTGGAGAATTACAGACAGAATAGTGCAAGGACCGGGGTCTGGAAGCTGCAAGCCGAGCAGGACTCTAAATGTTATTACATAAAAACATACAGCCGCAAACAGAGATGGCACCCGGAAGTCTATGCATACCGTCATTGGGTTGGTCACTTGAAGTCGTATGTGCCTGATTTAATGGCTGCTTACGAGGGGGAGGGTTGGCAGGCTATACTAATTACTGCAATCGATGGGTCCATTATGAGAGAGACGGCACTAAGCCCGAGTGCTGCTGAAGCCGCTTTTTATAAGGCAGGTGAATTAACGAAGATTCTGCACCTATCGCAGACAGGCCGCTGGTTCGGCCGCCCCGATCAATACGGAAACCCGATAGAGCTAAGTCACAACGCTGACCCGGTGAAGTATGTTGCTGCTGCCATTCAGGACTTAACTTCTCAGTGTGTTGATGAGGGGCTGCTGCAAGCCTATGAACGAAGGTTAACAGACTGGGCACTTCAGAATGTTCATATCCTCCGGCATAGCGCACCTGTGCCTATTAGCTGGGACTCTACGCCTGGCAACTGGCTGGTGAATGACCAGGGGATTTTGACGGGAATGATCGACTTCGAGAATATGTTGTGGGGGCTGGCTGTGGACAACTTCTCCATTCTGTTCGCCAGATATTTCATAGATCATCCGTCAGTCAGAGATGCCTATTTCGCAGGGTATGGACCTGAAGTGCTTAAGGACCAGTCTGCTGAAATACAAATATGCTGCATCAAAATGGCCCTCGGCGATATCTGCTGGGGTACTCACCATCATCAACCCGAAGTCGTCCGGTCTGGCAGAGAGCTTATGAAAAGAATACATAATCAGCAGCTTTTCCTGTAA